In Passer domesticus isolate bPasDom1 chromosome 1, bPasDom1.hap1, whole genome shotgun sequence, one DNA window encodes the following:
- the LOC135301060 gene encoding uncharacterized protein LOC135301060, with translation MLPHLTLSTVPYQPFPVRGWGNWSCRQTSRSAPGRPPLPRPALLPPPLQRQALTAISRTRVRDCGKFQTACRALRKEEGAGAGQRERERRRYRDPRCYRLPPHLPGPHRGQGAKGAGAAEERAGRRYARVRRAGAAAGTAVNGGGRCSAGRILAASLVADGLLEFRVGVGDCALWRPFSPGKARRRSEGAASSSRPASPFLNRQGREGASFSVVCCTAVHALCLAPPYLRAGWLSQSCGG, from the coding sequence ATGCTACCTCACTTAACCCTCTCCACCGTCCCCTACCAACCGTTCCCCGTGAGGGGTTGGGGGAACTGGAGCTGCAGGCAGACAAGCCGCTCCGCTCCAGGCCGCCCTCCTCTTCCCCGCCCCGCACTCTTGCCTCCTCCCCTTCAGCGCCAGGCGCTTACGGCCATATCGAGAACTCGAGTGAGAGACTGCGGTAAATTTCAAACCGCCTGCAGGGCCTTGCGGAAGGAAGAAGGGGCCGGCGCTgggcagagggagagagagCGCAGGAGATACCGCGACCCACGCTGTTACCGACTGCCACCGCACTTGCCCGGCCCCCACAGAGGCCAGGGGGCGAAGGGCGCAGGCGCCGCGGAGGAGAGGGCGGGACGGCGGTACGCCCGCGTGCGCAGAGCGGGCGCGGCTGCGGGGACCGCGGTGAACGGCGGGGGGCGGTGCTCCGCCGGCAGGATCCTGGCCGCCTCCCTGGTGGCTGATGGGCTATTGGAGTTCCGGGTCGGCGTGGGTGACTGCGCCCTGTGGCGGCCTTTCAGCCCTGGGAAGGCGAGGAGGCGATCCGAAGGAGCAGCGTCCTCCTCGCGCCCCGCCTCTCCTTTCCTCAACAGGCAAGGAAGAGAGGGGGCGTCGTTCTCTGTAGTGTGTTGTACTGCAGTGCACGCTCTCTGCCTCGCCCCCCCTTATCTTCGGGCAGGCTGGCTGTCTCAGTCCTGTGGTGGGTAG